The region ACGACATACGGCGCCGCGCCACGCGCCGACGTCGCCACCGTGACCGCCACGGGCGGCCGGGTGGGTGCCGCGGGCTTCTTGCAGCCGACGGCCACCAGGGCCGCACTCGCGAGCAGCAGCGTCGCGGCCCGGGAACGAACGACCGCAGGCGCGAGGGAAACGAACCACGTCATCGAGGCAATCCAGCGGTAGAGTCGGGAGAAACGCGAGGGGCCATGGCCCCCGCCGGAGTGAGCGCTCCCGCATCGCGGGCGAGCTGTGCGAGCACCGAATACCAGGTCCAGCGCGCCGTGACCGATTGCGCCCGCGCATCGGCGAGCGCCCCCTGCGCCGTCAGCACGTCGAGCATGCTCCCCACCCCCTCCGCATACCGCCCGCGCGCCACCTGCTCGGACTGCGTGGCACTCGCCAGCAGGTTGGCCGAGGTGGTGACGCGCTGCGCTGCCGTGCGCAGCGCATGGTAGGAAGTGAAGACCTGCGCCGCCGCCTGCAGCCGCGCCTGCTCGGCACGGGCCAGTGCGGCGGCCGCGTTCTCGCGGGCGACGACCACGTCGTACTGCCGCGCGAGCCCGCTGAAGATCGGGATCTGCACCCCGAA is a window of Gemmatimonadaceae bacterium DNA encoding:
- a CDS encoding TolC family protein, giving the protein ENLAAADRRHEVGLATIADVLQARTALAQAELAQQGADGALQGARATLALAMGLEANRPFEVAIDTTPLPLRELGESVDSLIARAERDRPDLAAARALARQGEAQVQVARSATLPSLTMGSSAGRNFSNAPALEGQTYALSFGVQIPIFSGLARQYDVVVARENAAAALARAEQARLQAAAQVFTSYHALRTAAQRVTTSANLLASATQSEQVARGRYAEGVGSMLDVLTAQGALADARAQSVTARWTWYSVLAQLARDAGALTPAGAMAPRVSPDSTAGLPR